One genomic region from Oryzias melastigma strain HK-1 linkage group LG19, ASM292280v2, whole genome shotgun sequence encodes:
- the epas1a gene encoding endothelial PAS domain-containing protein 1 isoform X2, protein MMTADKEKKRAISREAARKRRRVETDVFEDLSRLLPLQPSVRSHLDKPSIIRLTLSYIRMHTLLKENMKTDAGAGDATWVQHGLEVEEGFNGGQNVEQKECWAFMQSEEVNMYLRVMEGFVMVLSTEGDMIFLSDNVSKYMGLTQTELMGHNIFEYTHPCDHEEIRHNLRLTAEDVWCSQKRDFVMRIKSTLTHRGRSANLKSATWKVLHCQGRAKVCMASSAASCFLLTCRPLPLSHTLLSTHTFTSQHSMDMRFTYCDQRVASLLGYRPNELLGRSIYDLCHTLDTNCLNKNHLNLCLKSQSVSGQYRMMVKGGGYVWVESHSAVIPSSRPSRSRPVTHQPLCILTVTYVLR, encoded by the exons ATGATGACAGCTGACAAGGAGAAAAAGAG AGCAATCAGCCGAGAAGCAGCCAGAAAGAGGAGGCGAGTGGAGACGGACGTTTTCGAGGATTTGTCTCGCCTCTTACCCCTGCAGCCTTCTGTCCGCTCTCACCTGGACAAACCCTCCATCATCCGGCTGACTCTCAGCTACATCCGCATGCACACTCTGCTCAAAG AAAACATGAAGACAGATGCTGGAGCCGGGGATGCAACATGGGTTCAACATGGACTGGAAGTGGAGGAGGGATTTAATGGAGGACAAAACGTGGAGCAGAAGGAGTGCTGGGCGTTCATGCAATCAGAGGAGGTGAACATGTACCTGAGGGTCATGGAGGGATTCGTGATGGTCTTGTCCACCGAGGGCGACATGATCTTCCTCTCTGACAACGTCAGCAAATACATGGGTTTGACTCAG ACGGAGCTGATGGGGCACAACATTTTTGAGTACACTCATCCCTGCGATCATGAGGAAATCAGACATAACCTCCGTCTGACAGCAG agGATGTCTGGTGCAGCCAGAAAAGAGATTTTGTCATGAGGATAAAAAGCACTCTGACGCACAGAGGGAGAAGTGCTAACCTCAAGTCGGCCACATGGAAG GTGCTGCACTGTCAGGGCAGAGCCAAGGTGTGCATGGCCTCGTCTGCAGCGTCCTGCTTCCTCCTCACCTGCCGGCCTCTGCCCCTCTCACACACCCTTCTCAGCACTCACACCTTCACCAGCCAGCACAGCATGGACATGAGGTTCACGTACTGCGACCAAAG AGTGGCTTCTCTTTTAGGCTACAGACCCAACGAGCTGCTGGGCCGTTCCATCTACGATCTCTGTCACACACTGGACACAAACTGCCTGAACAAAAACCATCTGAACT TGTGCTTAAAGAGCCAGTCCGTCAGCGGTCAGTACAGGATGATGGTGAAGGGTGGAGGTTATGTCTGGGTTGAAAGCCACAGCGCCGTCATCCCCAGCAGCCGACCCTCCAGGTCCAGACCCGTGACTCACCAGCCCCTCTGCATCCTGACTGTCACTTATGTGCTCAGGTGA
- the epas1a gene encoding endothelial PAS domain-containing protein 1 isoform X3 codes for MKTDAGAGDATWVQHGLEVEEGFNGGQNVEQKECWAFMQSEEVNMYLRVMEGFVMVLSTEGDMIFLSDNVSKYMGLTQTELMGHNIFEYTHPCDHEEIRHNLRLTAEDVWCSQKRDFVMRIKSTLTHRGRSANLKSATWKVLHCQGRAKVCMASSAASCFLLTCRPLPLSHTLLSTHTFTSQHSMDMRFTYCDQRVASLLGYRPNELLGRSIYDLCHTLDTNCLNKNHLNLCLKSQSVSGQYRMMVKGGGYVWVESHSAVIPSSRPSRSRPVTHQPLCILTVTYVLSGVEEPSLQLSLDQTTDKYLS; via the exons ATGAAGACAGATGCTGGAGCCGGGGATGCAACATGGGTTCAACATGGACTGGAAGTGGAGGAGGGATTTAATGGAGGACAAAACGTGGAGCAGAAGGAGTGCTGGGCGTTCATGCAATCAGAGGAGGTGAACATGTACCTGAGGGTCATGGAGGGATTCGTGATGGTCTTGTCCACCGAGGGCGACATGATCTTCCTCTCTGACAACGTCAGCAAATACATGGGTTTGACTCAG ACGGAGCTGATGGGGCACAACATTTTTGAGTACACTCATCCCTGCGATCATGAGGAAATCAGACATAACCTCCGTCTGACAGCAG agGATGTCTGGTGCAGCCAGAAAAGAGATTTTGTCATGAGGATAAAAAGCACTCTGACGCACAGAGGGAGAAGTGCTAACCTCAAGTCGGCCACATGGAAG GTGCTGCACTGTCAGGGCAGAGCCAAGGTGTGCATGGCCTCGTCTGCAGCGTCCTGCTTCCTCCTCACCTGCCGGCCTCTGCCCCTCTCACACACCCTTCTCAGCACTCACACCTTCACCAGCCAGCACAGCATGGACATGAGGTTCACGTACTGCGACCAAAG AGTGGCTTCTCTTTTAGGCTACAGACCCAACGAGCTGCTGGGCCGTTCCATCTACGATCTCTGTCACACACTGGACACAAACTGCCTGAACAAAAACCATCTGAACT TGTGCTTAAAGAGCCAGTCCGTCAGCGGTCAGTACAGGATGATGGTGAAGGGTGGAGGTTATGTCTGGGTTGAAAGCCACAGCGCCGTCATCCCCAGCAGCCGACCCTCCAGGTCCAGACCCGTGACTCACCAGCCCCTCTGCATCCTGACTGTCACTTATGTGCTCAG TGGAGTGGAGGAGCCGTCTCTGCAGCTCTCTTTGGACCAAACCACTGACAAATACTTGAGCTGA
- the epas1a gene encoding endothelial PAS domain-containing protein 1 isoform X1 encodes MMTADKEKKRAISREAARKRRRVETDVFEDLSRLLPLQPSVRSHLDKPSIIRLTLSYIRMHTLLKENMKTDAGAGDATWVQHGLEVEEGFNGGQNVEQKECWAFMQSEEVNMYLRVMEGFVMVLSTEGDMIFLSDNVSKYMGLTQTELMGHNIFEYTHPCDHEEIRHNLRLTAEDVWCSQKRDFVMRIKSTLTHRGRSANLKSATWKVLHCQGRAKVCMASSAASCFLLTCRPLPLSHTLLSTHTFTSQHSMDMRFTYCDQRVASLLGYRPNELLGRSIYDLCHTLDTNCLNKNHLNLCLKSQSVSGQYRMMVKGGGYVWVESHSAVIPSSRPSRSRPVTHQPLCILTVTYVLSGVEEPSLQLSLDQTTDKYLS; translated from the exons ATGATGACAGCTGACAAGGAGAAAAAGAG AGCAATCAGCCGAGAAGCAGCCAGAAAGAGGAGGCGAGTGGAGACGGACGTTTTCGAGGATTTGTCTCGCCTCTTACCCCTGCAGCCTTCTGTCCGCTCTCACCTGGACAAACCCTCCATCATCCGGCTGACTCTCAGCTACATCCGCATGCACACTCTGCTCAAAG AAAACATGAAGACAGATGCTGGAGCCGGGGATGCAACATGGGTTCAACATGGACTGGAAGTGGAGGAGGGATTTAATGGAGGACAAAACGTGGAGCAGAAGGAGTGCTGGGCGTTCATGCAATCAGAGGAGGTGAACATGTACCTGAGGGTCATGGAGGGATTCGTGATGGTCTTGTCCACCGAGGGCGACATGATCTTCCTCTCTGACAACGTCAGCAAATACATGGGTTTGACTCAG ACGGAGCTGATGGGGCACAACATTTTTGAGTACACTCATCCCTGCGATCATGAGGAAATCAGACATAACCTCCGTCTGACAGCAG agGATGTCTGGTGCAGCCAGAAAAGAGATTTTGTCATGAGGATAAAAAGCACTCTGACGCACAGAGGGAGAAGTGCTAACCTCAAGTCGGCCACATGGAAG GTGCTGCACTGTCAGGGCAGAGCCAAGGTGTGCATGGCCTCGTCTGCAGCGTCCTGCTTCCTCCTCACCTGCCGGCCTCTGCCCCTCTCACACACCCTTCTCAGCACTCACACCTTCACCAGCCAGCACAGCATGGACATGAGGTTCACGTACTGCGACCAAAG AGTGGCTTCTCTTTTAGGCTACAGACCCAACGAGCTGCTGGGCCGTTCCATCTACGATCTCTGTCACACACTGGACACAAACTGCCTGAACAAAAACCATCTGAACT TGTGCTTAAAGAGCCAGTCCGTCAGCGGTCAGTACAGGATGATGGTGAAGGGTGGAGGTTATGTCTGGGTTGAAAGCCACAGCGCCGTCATCCCCAGCAGCCGACCCTCCAGGTCCAGACCCGTGACTCACCAGCCCCTCTGCATCCTGACTGTCACTTATGTGCTCAG TGGAGTGGAGGAGCCGTCTCTGCAGCTCTCTTTGGACCAAACCACTGACAAATACTTGAGCTGA